A part of Saccharomonospora amisosensis genomic DNA contains:
- a CDS encoding cystathionine gamma-synthase, whose translation MVSDPSGYGFETRAIHAGQEPDPRTGAVIVPIYQTSTYAQDRVGETREGGYEYSRTANPTRTALEQALAALEGGRHALAFASGMAASDAVLRTALRPGDHLLLGNDAYGGTFRLIDKVLTGWGVTYSVVPLSDPDEVRAAIRPETKLIWCESPTNPLLGIADISALAALAHEAGVRLVVDNTFATPYLQTPLALGADIVVHSTTKYLGGHSDVVGGAVVTDSEEIAESLFFLRNSAGAVPGAFDAWLTLRGLKTLAVRMERHCDNAEFIAQALTTHPKVSRVYYPGLPDDPGHALAAKQMRRFGGMVSFTHADGEQAALDMAARTTLFVLAESLGGVESLIEHPGRMTHASVAGSMLAVPAELVRLSVGIEDPRDLLADLRAALEDQGR comes from the coding sequence ATGGTTTCCGACCCTTCCGGTTACGGCTTCGAGACCCGCGCCATCCATGCCGGTCAAGAGCCCGATCCCCGCACCGGCGCCGTGATCGTGCCGATCTATCAGACCTCCACCTACGCCCAGGATCGTGTCGGCGAGACTCGTGAAGGCGGCTACGAATACTCGCGCACGGCCAACCCGACGCGCACCGCGTTGGAGCAGGCCCTTGCCGCGCTTGAGGGCGGGCGACACGCGCTGGCCTTCGCGTCAGGAATGGCGGCGAGCGACGCGGTGCTGCGCACCGCCCTTCGGCCCGGTGACCACCTGCTGCTCGGCAACGACGCCTACGGCGGCACGTTCCGGCTGATCGACAAGGTGTTGACCGGGTGGGGAGTCACCTACAGTGTGGTGCCGCTGTCCGACCCGGACGAGGTCAGGGCCGCGATCCGGCCGGAGACCAAGCTGATCTGGTGTGAGTCGCCCACGAACCCGTTGCTGGGGATCGCCGACATCTCGGCGCTGGCCGCTCTCGCGCACGAAGCAGGCGTGAGACTCGTCGTGGACAACACCTTCGCCACCCCCTACCTGCAGACGCCGTTGGCGCTGGGTGCGGACATCGTGGTGCACTCCACGACGAAGTACCTCGGTGGACACTCCGATGTGGTCGGCGGCGCGGTGGTGACCGATTCCGAGGAGATCGCGGAGTCGCTGTTCTTTCTGCGTAACTCCGCCGGCGCGGTACCGGGCGCGTTCGACGCGTGGTTGACACTGCGCGGGCTGAAGACGCTTGCCGTGCGGATGGAGCGGCACTGCGACAACGCCGAGTTCATAGCGCAGGCACTCACCACGCACCCGAAGGTGAGCAGGGTCTACTACCCGGGACTGCCGGACGACCCGGGACACGCGCTGGCGGCCAAGCAGATGCGTAGGTTCGGCGGCATGGTGTCGTTCACCCACGCGGACGGCGAGCAAGCCGCGCTCGACATGGCCGCACGGACCACGCTGTTCGTGCTCGCGGAATCGTTGGGTGGCGTGGAGTCGCTGATCGAGCATCCCGGCCGGATGACGCATGCGAGCGTGGCCGGTTCGATGCTCGCGGTGCCCGCCGAGTTGGTCCGGCTGTCGGTGGGTATCGAAGACCCCCGCGATCTGCTGGCGGACCTGCGTGCCGCGTTGGAGGATCAGGGACGGTAG
- the hppD gene encoding 4-hydroxyphenylpyruvate dioxygenase, with product MTKPALDDLSYDQLRQLVGLVDHDISADPFPVTGLDAVVFTAGNATQTAWFYQAAFGMDLVAYSGPETGNPDHKSFVLRSGAARFVINGGVRPDSPLLDHHRRHGDGVTDLALAVSDVDKCVEHARAQGAAILEEPHDVSDADGTVRLAALATYGETRHTLVDRSRYSGPYLPGYQARQNTVTRPPDAPKRLFQAVDHCVGNVELGKMDYWVDWYHRVMGFVNMAEFIGDDIATEYSALMSKVVSNGNHRVKFPLNEPAVAKKKSQIDEYLEFYGGPGCQHIALATSDIVATVSAMRAAGVEFLDTPDSYYDDPELARRIGEVRLPIQTLKQHRILVDRDEDGYLLQIFTKPIGDRPTVFFELIERHGSLGFGKGNFKALFEAIEREQERRGNL from the coding sequence ATGACCAAACCCGCTCTCGACGACCTCAGCTACGACCAGTTGCGGCAACTCGTCGGCCTCGTCGACCACGACATCTCGGCCGATCCGTTCCCGGTGACGGGATTGGACGCCGTTGTGTTCACCGCGGGCAACGCCACCCAGACCGCGTGGTTCTACCAGGCCGCCTTCGGCATGGACCTCGTCGCCTATTCCGGCCCCGAGACCGGGAACCCCGACCACAAGTCGTTCGTGCTGCGGTCCGGCGCCGCTCGCTTCGTGATCAACGGCGGCGTGCGTCCCGACTCCCCGCTGCTCGACCACCATCGCAGACACGGCGACGGTGTCACCGACCTCGCACTCGCGGTATCCGATGTAGACAAGTGCGTCGAGCACGCCAGGGCGCAGGGTGCGGCGATCCTGGAGGAACCGCACGACGTCTCCGACGCGGACGGCACCGTGCGGCTCGCCGCGCTCGCGACCTACGGCGAGACCAGGCACACGCTGGTGGACCGCTCCCGTTACTCCGGCCCATACCTGCCGGGCTACCAGGCCAGGCAGAACACGGTCACGCGGCCGCCGGACGCGCCGAAGCGGCTGTTTCAGGCTGTAGACCACTGCGTCGGCAACGTCGAGCTCGGCAAGATGGACTACTGGGTCGACTGGTATCACCGGGTGATGGGCTTTGTGAACATGGCGGAGTTCATCGGCGACGACATCGCCACCGAATACTCCGCGCTGATGAGCAAGGTGGTTTCCAACGGCAACCACCGGGTCAAGTTCCCGCTCAACGAGCCCGCCGTCGCCAAGAAGAAGTCGCAGATCGACGAGTACCTCGAGTTCTACGGCGGTCCCGGCTGCCAGCACATCGCGTTGGCCACAAGCGACATCGTCGCGACGGTGTCGGCCATGCGCGCCGCGGGCGTCGAGTTCCTGGACACTCCCGACTCCTACTACGACGACCCGGAGCTGGCGCGGCGAATCGGTGAGGTCCGCCTACCGATCCAGACGCTAAAGCAACACCGCATCCTTGTCGACCGTGACGAGGACGGCTACCTGCTGCAGATCTTCACCAAACCGATCGGTGACCGGCCTACGGTGTTCTTCGAGCTCATCGAACGGCACGGCTCACTCGGCTTCGGCAAGGGCAACTTCAAGGCGCTGTTCGAAGCCATCGAGCGCGAGCAGGAGCGCAGGGGCAACCTGTAG
- a CDS encoding DUF4307 domain-containing protein: MSYGQADSAHGRPQQVSPEPTVPQDRYGRTRRSARMPHGWRLWLLVLLVLGAGAALTYIAYRNLGAAPIEAERVGFEERPGNAMEITIAVRRDDQNRPGVCIVRVRDISGAESGRKEVYIPPSVEQVSTVIRGIDRPVTADVFGCTYNVPKYMSTS; encoded by the coding sequence TTGAGCTACGGGCAGGCCGACTCGGCACACGGACGACCGCAGCAGGTTTCGCCGGAGCCCACCGTGCCACAGGACCGCTACGGTCGTACCCGTCGCTCCGCTCGAATGCCGCACGGCTGGCGGCTGTGGCTGCTTGTGCTGCTGGTCCTTGGCGCGGGAGCCGCCCTGACCTACATCGCCTACCGCAACCTCGGCGCCGCACCCATCGAGGCTGAACGGGTCGGGTTCGAGGAGCGGCCGGGTAACGCCATGGAGATCACCATCGCCGTCCGGCGCGACGACCAGAACCGCCCCGGGGTGTGCATCGTGCGGGTACGCGACATCTCCGGCGCGGAGAGCGGGAGAAAAGAGGTCTACATCCCGCCGAGTGTCGAGCAGGTCTCCACGGTGATCCGCGGCATCGACCGACCCGTCACCGCTGACGTGTTCGGGTGCACTTACAATGTCCCCAAATACATGTCAACCTCGTAG
- a CDS encoding Lrp/AsnC family transcriptional regulator, protein MDLDELDARLLLLLTDTPRLGVLECARRLGVARGTVQARLDRLTSAGVLRGFPPELDLAAIGYGLTAFAVLEIAQGRRSEVSSALAAIDEVCEVHATTGQGDLFVRMVARSNDDLQRVIDEVVGVPGVRRTSTSIALSTPVAPRVRPLLERVARGQPTRSR, encoded by the coding sequence GTGGACCTCGACGAGCTTGACGCGCGCCTGCTGCTGTTGCTCACCGACACTCCACGGCTGGGTGTGCTCGAATGCGCGCGCAGGCTCGGGGTGGCGCGCGGCACCGTGCAGGCACGGCTGGATCGCCTCACCAGCGCAGGGGTGCTGAGAGGCTTTCCTCCGGAACTCGACCTTGCCGCCATCGGTTACGGCCTCACCGCTTTCGCGGTGCTGGAAATCGCGCAGGGCCGTAGATCGGAGGTATCGAGCGCGCTCGCCGCGATCGACGAGGTCTGCGAGGTCCACGCGACAACGGGACAGGGTGACCTGTTCGTGCGGATGGTCGCACGCTCCAACGACGACCTGCAACGCGTCATCGACGAGGTGGTCGGTGTGCCGGGGGTGCGTAGGACGTCGACCTCCATCGCGCTGTCCACGCCGGTGGCGCCAAGGGTGCGGCCGCTGCTCGAGCGCGTCGCGCGAGGTCAGCCCACTCGCTCGAGGTAG
- the mca gene encoding mycothiol conjugate amidase Mca, with protein sequence MAVSESKATGAEERLRLMAVHAHPDDESSKGAATMARYVAEGHDVMVVTCTGGEAGSVLNPAMDKPEVHANMPELRREEMARAAKILGVQHRWLGFIDSGLPEGEPMPPLPEGCFAAIPMEEPVRELVRAIREFKPHVVTTYDENGGYPHPDHIRCHEVSVAAYDAASDPERFPEAGQPWQPLKLYYSHGFSRAKLTAFHQALTSRGLDSPYSEWLSRWDPDKADVIERVTTRVRCAEYFEVRDEALKAHATQIDPNSRWFAVPLEVQREVWPTEEYELVRSLVDTTLPEDDLFAGVREKVTT encoded by the coding sequence ATGGCGGTGTCCGAAAGCAAGGCGACCGGTGCAGAAGAGCGACTGCGGCTGATGGCGGTGCACGCGCACCCCGACGACGAGTCGAGCAAGGGCGCGGCCACGATGGCCCGCTATGTCGCGGAGGGCCACGACGTCATGGTCGTCACCTGCACCGGGGGCGAGGCGGGCAGCGTGCTCAACCCCGCGATGGACAAACCCGAGGTCCACGCGAACATGCCGGAGCTGCGCAGGGAGGAGATGGCGCGCGCCGCCAAGATCCTCGGTGTGCAGCACCGCTGGCTGGGCTTCATCGACTCCGGCCTGCCGGAGGGCGAGCCCATGCCGCCGTTGCCGGAAGGCTGCTTCGCTGCGATCCCGATGGAGGAACCGGTCCGCGAGCTCGTGCGCGCGATCCGCGAGTTCAAGCCGCACGTGGTAACCACCTATGACGAAAACGGTGGTTACCCGCATCCGGATCACATCCGGTGCCACGAGGTCTCCGTTGCCGCCTACGACGCCGCCTCGGACCCCGAGCGGTTCCCCGAGGCGGGACAGCCGTGGCAGCCGTTGAAGCTCTACTACTCGCACGGATTCTCCAGGGCGAAACTCACCGCCTTCCACCAGGCGCTGACCTCGCGTGGGCTCGACTCGCCGTACAGTGAGTGGCTCAGCCGGTGGGACCCGGACAAGGCTGACGTCATCGAGCGTGTCACCACCCGAGTACGCTGTGCGGAGTACTTCGAGGTGCGCGACGAGGCGCTCAAGGCGCACGCCACCCAGATCGACCCCAACAGCCGTTGGTTCGCCGTGCCGCTGGAGGTACAGCGTGAGGTGTGGCCCACCGAGGAGTACGAACTCGTGCGTTCCCTTGTCGACACGACCTTGCCGGAGGACGATCTGTTCGCGGGGGTCCGAGAGAAGGTGACCACATGA
- a CDS encoding thioredoxin domain-containing protein translates to MNRLASATSPYLLQHADNPVDWWPWSAQALDEAKRRDVPILLSIGYAACHWCHVMAHESFEADETAAFMNAHFVNIKVDREERPDIDAVYMTATQAMTGQGGWPMTCFLTPDGKPFHCGTYYPPTPRHGMPSFRQVLTAIARAWSERADELRQGATKIVSHIQEQTAPLAQRPVDEETIATAVSTLRGQIDPGHGGFGGAPKFPPSMIMEFLLRHYERTGSAEALSVVELTAEGMARGGIYDQLAGGFARYSVDAAWVVPHFEKMLYDNALLLRCYAHLARRTSSALATRVAAETAEFLLRDLRTQEGGFAASLDADTEGVEGLTYVWTPAQLVEVLGPEDGSWAAEVFRVTEEGTFEHGASTLQLPRDPDDTARWLRVSTALLEARGARPQPARDDKVVTAWNGLAITALAEAGVALERPDWVEAAVSAAELLLDRHLVDARLRRSSRDGVVGEAAGVLEDYACLAEGLLAVHQASGEPVWLTQATLLLDTALELFADDEVPGAFHDTAADAEALVHRPSDPSDNATPSGASALAGALLTASALAGPDRAGDYREACERALGRAGTIVAQAPRFAGHWLSVAEALLAGPVQVAVVGPDAATRSGLLVEAAREVHGGGVVLAGPPEAGGVPLLADRPLVDGNAAAYICHGYVCERPVTTPQRLAAALSTPIRQ, encoded by the coding sequence GTGAACCGCCTAGCCAGCGCCACCTCGCCGTACCTGCTGCAGCACGCCGACAACCCGGTGGACTGGTGGCCGTGGAGTGCGCAGGCCCTCGACGAGGCGAAGCGCCGCGACGTGCCCATCCTGCTGTCCATCGGCTACGCCGCGTGCCACTGGTGTCACGTCATGGCCCACGAGTCGTTCGAAGCGGACGAGACGGCCGCGTTCATGAACGCGCACTTCGTCAACATCAAGGTGGACCGTGAGGAGCGGCCGGACATCGACGCCGTCTACATGACCGCCACCCAGGCGATGACCGGGCAGGGCGGCTGGCCGATGACGTGCTTCCTGACCCCGGACGGCAAGCCGTTCCACTGTGGCACCTACTACCCGCCGACGCCTCGACACGGGATGCCGTCGTTTCGACAGGTGCTCACGGCGATCGCGCGCGCGTGGTCGGAACGCGCGGACGAGCTGCGCCAGGGCGCCACCAAGATCGTCAGCCACATCCAGGAGCAGACGGCACCGTTGGCGCAGCGGCCTGTAGATGAGGAAACCATCGCGACCGCGGTGTCCACTTTGCGGGGACAGATCGATCCGGGTCACGGCGGCTTCGGTGGTGCCCCCAAGTTCCCACCCTCCATGATCATGGAGTTCCTGCTGCGCCACTACGAGCGGACCGGGTCGGCCGAAGCGCTGTCCGTTGTGGAGCTCACGGCGGAAGGTATGGCGCGCGGCGGCATCTACGACCAGCTCGCGGGTGGGTTCGCCAGGTACTCGGTTGACGCGGCGTGGGTCGTGCCGCATTTCGAGAAGATGTTGTACGACAACGCACTGCTGCTGCGCTGCTACGCCCATCTCGCCCGCCGCACCTCCTCCGCGCTGGCCACGCGTGTCGCCGCGGAGACCGCGGAGTTCCTGCTTCGCGACCTGCGCACGCAGGAAGGCGGGTTCGCTGCTTCGCTGGATGCCGACACCGAGGGCGTCGAAGGGCTGACCTACGTGTGGACCCCGGCGCAGTTGGTCGAGGTACTCGGGCCGGAGGACGGCTCGTGGGCGGCCGAGGTCTTCCGGGTGACCGAGGAAGGCACCTTCGAGCACGGTGCCTCCACGCTGCAACTGCCACGCGACCCCGACGACACGGCTCGGTGGTTGCGGGTGAGCACGGCGCTGCTCGAGGCGCGTGGCGCTCGGCCGCAGCCCGCGCGAGACGACAAGGTGGTCACCGCCTGGAACGGGCTGGCGATCACCGCGCTCGCCGAGGCCGGTGTGGCCCTCGAGCGACCGGACTGGGTGGAGGCGGCTGTCTCTGCCGCCGAGTTGCTGCTCGACCGGCATCTCGTTGACGCACGGCTGCGGCGCAGTTCTCGTGATGGTGTGGTCGGCGAGGCCGCGGGGGTGTTGGAGGACTACGCATGCCTTGCCGAGGGGCTGCTGGCGGTGCATCAGGCCAGTGGTGAGCCGGTGTGGCTGACGCAGGCGACCCTGCTGCTCGACACCGCGCTGGAGCTGTTCGCCGACGACGAGGTGCCTGGTGCGTTCCATGACACGGCCGCCGACGCCGAAGCACTGGTGCACCGGCCGTCGGACCCCTCCGACAATGCCACGCCTTCGGGGGCTTCCGCGCTGGCGGGGGCGTTGCTCACGGCTTCCGCGCTGGCGGGCCCCGACCGGGCGGGTGACTACCGGGAGGCCTGTGAGCGGGCGCTGGGCAGGGCGGGGACGATCGTCGCGCAGGCACCCCGGTTCGCAGGACACTGGCTGTCCGTGGCGGAGGCACTGCTCGCGGGACCCGTCCAGGTCGCCGTCGTGGGGCCGGACGCGGCTACGCGATCCGGTTTGCTCGTCGAGGCCGCGCGCGAGGTGCATGGCGGCGGCGTGGTGCTGGCGGGGCCGCCCGAGGCTGGTGGTGTACCGCTGCTCGCGGACCGGCCGCTTGTCGACGGGAATGCCGCGGCCTATATCTGCCACGGATACGTGTGCGAGCGCCCGGTGACGACACCGCAGCGACTGGCGGCGGCGTTGTCGACGCCCATTCGCCAGTAG
- the greA gene encoding transcription elongation factor GreA yields MTVSDTKVTWLTQEAYDRLKSELDELIENRPVIAAKINDSREEGDLKENGGYHAAREEQGQQEARIRHLQELLRTAKVGEAPTNSGVAEPGMVLTVRYDGDDDEETFLLATREEGGQGPMEVYSPDSPLGKALLGAREGESREYSLPNGKTQKVTLVKAVPYSG; encoded by the coding sequence GTGACCGTGAGCGACACCAAGGTGACCTGGCTGACCCAGGAAGCCTACGACAGGCTCAAGAGCGAGCTCGATGAGTTGATCGAGAATCGTCCGGTCATCGCTGCGAAGATCAACGACAGCCGGGAGGAGGGCGACCTCAAGGAGAACGGTGGCTACCACGCCGCTCGTGAGGAACAGGGTCAGCAAGAAGCCCGCATCCGGCACCTGCAGGAGTTGCTTCGCACCGCGAAGGTCGGCGAGGCGCCCACGAATTCCGGCGTCGCAGAGCCGGGCATGGTACTCACCGTGCGCTATGACGGCGACGACGACGAAGAGACTTTCCTGCTCGCGACCCGCGAGGAGGGCGGGCAGGGCCCGATGGAGGTGTACTCGCCCGATTCCCCGCTGGGGAAGGCGCTGCTCGGCGCCAGGGAGGGTGAGTCGCGCGAGTACAGCCTGCCCAACGGCAAGACCCAGAAGGTGACCCTCGTCAAGGCGGTGCCCTACAGCGGCTGA
- the ilvA gene encoding threonine ammonia-lyase, with the protein MRLVTVDQIRQARHLLEGVVRRTPVEHARDLEGSVGGGVYLKCENLQRTGSFKIRGAYTRIHGLSEEERSHGVVAASAGNHAQGVALAAKLLGIKATVFMPERAPLPKLAATRGYGAEVHLHGEVLEETLAKAKEFASSTGALFIHPFDHLDIIAGQGTVGLEILEQVPDVATILVATGGGGFVAGVACAVKALRPEVRVVGVQAESAAAFPASLAAGKPVRLRSMQTMADGIAVGEPGPLTFEHVSTLVDDVVTVNEESLSRAVLLCLERRKLVVEPAGAAAVAALLEHAGAFEPPVVAVLSGGNVDPLLLLQIIQHGMTAAGRYLSLRLCVPDRPGSLAGVLTRVSELGANVLDIEHSRISGRLAMGEVEIALKLETRGAQHCEEVASQLQRAGYTVMP; encoded by the coding sequence ATGCGACTCGTCACCGTGGACCAGATCCGCCAGGCGCGGCACCTACTCGAAGGAGTCGTCCGGAGAACACCGGTCGAGCACGCCCGCGACCTCGAGGGCTCCGTCGGCGGAGGGGTGTATCTGAAGTGCGAGAACCTGCAGCGGACCGGTTCTTTCAAGATCCGGGGTGCCTACACGCGCATTCACGGGCTGAGTGAGGAGGAACGCTCGCACGGTGTCGTCGCCGCGAGTGCGGGAAACCATGCGCAGGGGGTGGCGCTAGCCGCCAAGTTGCTCGGCATCAAGGCGACGGTGTTCATGCCCGAGCGTGCCCCGTTGCCGAAGCTGGCCGCCACTCGCGGGTACGGAGCCGAGGTTCATCTGCACGGCGAGGTGCTCGAGGAGACCCTTGCCAAGGCCAAGGAGTTCGCCAGCAGCACGGGTGCGCTGTTCATACACCCCTTCGACCACCTCGACATCATCGCCGGTCAGGGCACGGTCGGTCTCGAGATCCTGGAGCAGGTGCCCGACGTGGCCACGATCCTGGTGGCCACGGGCGGCGGCGGCTTTGTGGCCGGGGTGGCGTGCGCGGTCAAGGCGCTGCGCCCCGAGGTGCGCGTGGTGGGCGTGCAGGCCGAATCCGCAGCGGCGTTCCCTGCCTCGCTGGCGGCGGGGAAACCGGTACGGCTGCGGAGCATGCAGACGATGGCGGACGGGATCGCCGTCGGGGAGCCGGGACCGTTGACGTTCGAACACGTGTCCACGCTGGTTGACGACGTTGTGACGGTGAACGAGGAGTCGCTGTCGCGTGCCGTGTTGCTGTGCCTGGAACGGCGAAAGCTCGTGGTGGAACCCGCGGGAGCGGCGGCGGTGGCCGCGCTGCTGGAGCACGCGGGCGCGTTCGAACCGCCGGTGGTGGCTGTGCTTTCCGGTGGAAACGTGGACCCGCTACTGCTGCTACAGATCATCCAGCACGGTATGACCGCGGCGGGTCGGTACCTGAGCCTGCGGCTGTGCGTGCCAGACCGGCCGGGTTCGCTGGCCGGTGTGCTGACGCGGGTCAGCGAGCTGGGGGCCAACGTGCTGGACATCGAGCACTCCCGAATCTCGGGGAGGTTGGCCATGGGCGAGGTGGAGATAGCGCTGAAGCTGGAGACCCGAGGTGCGCAGCACTGCGAGGAAGTGGCCTCGCAGTTGCAGCGCGCGGGTTACACGGTGATGCCGTGA
- a CDS encoding MBL fold metallo-hydrolase has translation MTTDLPICGTCAMQYAAPRPDCPVCLDERQYVPAGGQRWTSLTELRAGDYTGKLAEQGQGIVGIGTDPSFGIGQRALLIPTPSGNILWDCVAYLDDDLIAQVDELGGVSAIAISHPHYYTTMVEWAEAFDAPIYLHADDQQWIGRPHERIRLWNGVSHRLAEGFTLINLGVHFAGGTVLHRAEGTAGGAALFSGDIVQVIPDRTHVAFMYSYPNYIPERPSVVRRAAELLEPLEFEEIYGAWWDAVVRAGGKEVVRRSVQRYLERVG, from the coding sequence ATGACCACTGACCTGCCGATCTGCGGTACCTGCGCCATGCAGTACGCGGCTCCTCGGCCGGACTGCCCGGTTTGCCTGGACGAGCGCCAGTACGTACCGGCGGGCGGTCAGCGCTGGACCAGTCTCACCGAACTGCGGGCGGGTGACTACACCGGCAAGCTCGCCGAACAGGGGCAAGGCATCGTCGGCATCGGAACGGACCCGTCCTTCGGGATCGGGCAACGGGCGCTGCTGATTCCGACTCCCTCGGGCAACATCCTGTGGGACTGCGTCGCCTACCTCGACGACGACCTGATCGCCCAGGTCGACGAGCTCGGGGGCGTCTCGGCCATCGCGATCAGCCATCCGCACTACTACACGACGATGGTCGAGTGGGCGGAGGCTTTCGATGCGCCGATCTACCTGCACGCCGACGACCAGCAGTGGATCGGCAGGCCACACGAGCGCATCCGGCTGTGGAACGGTGTCAGCCACCGCCTCGCCGAGGGGTTCACGCTGATCAATCTCGGGGTGCACTTCGCGGGAGGCACGGTGCTGCACCGTGCCGAAGGAACGGCAGGCGGCGCGGCCCTGTTCAGCGGCGACATCGTCCAGGTGATCCCCGATCGCACGCACGTGGCCTTCATGTACAGCTATCCCAACTACATTCCAGAGCGCCCGTCTGTGGTCAGGCGTGCCGCCGAGTTGCTCGAACCGCTGGAGTTCGAGGAGATCTACGGGGCTTGGTGGGACGCTGTCGTGCGCGCGGGCGGCAAGGAGGTTGTGCGCCGGTCCGTGCAGCGCTACCTCGAGCGAGTGGGCTGA